One Clostridiaceae bacterium genomic region harbors:
- a CDS encoding extracellular solute-binding protein translates to MKKNWLKGISLALALCMIFTLVACGGKKDKGADQTKQGDTKTEGEQGDKALSGEIDALLWLSSYPEVINQIKEGFAAKYPNIKVNLNTMTGNSGTENLEPRIASGNMPDVTSVDVSDWYMTYTDKGYFGDISETDAWKYQLDAIKAQWTTPKGVKYGVSYGVAAMFIYYNKDLFAKAGIQKLPTNWDEFLATCEQLKQAGITPLSWPGGFPNMFGHTFISAGVANSIFRKDPKLVEKTLGTEYDYSGPEWVEIFQKNVDLVEKGYVNKGYLSTDYAESVRLFNDDEVAMTFQGSWSAGDILIRDNVGLFLPPWNEPGQEIVGLMGAETGFGIGGTPNVNKELALVFFNYCAFENYENFQNETGTIPIYPLDVVPGCKIDPRLQAGAEEITKLQLACPLAFQLFPSSVYNAMRMFGQDTLTGAKKPSDVGAVLNPLQKEYIQSKQN, encoded by the coding sequence ATGAAAAAAAATTGGCTAAAGGGAATTAGCCTGGCTCTCGCTTTATGCATGATCTTTACGCTTGTAGCCTGCGGCGGAAAGAAAGACAAGGGAGCAGATCAGACTAAGCAGGGAGATACTAAAACTGAAGGCGAACAAGGTGATAAAGCTTTAAGCGGCGAAATTGATGCATTACTATGGTTGTCTTCATATCCGGAGGTTATTAATCAAATTAAGGAAGGATTTGCAGCAAAATATCCCAATATTAAGGTTAATTTAAACACAATGACCGGTAACTCAGGAACAGAAAACCTGGAGCCCAGGATTGCTTCCGGAAATATGCCTGATGTAACCAGCGTTGACGTCTCTGACTGGTATATGACATATACTGATAAAGGTTATTTCGGAGATATTTCTGAAACCGATGCTTGGAAATATCAGTTAGATGCTATCAAGGCACAGTGGACTACACCAAAAGGAGTTAAATATGGTGTATCCTATGGTGTAGCAGCTATGTTTATATACTATAACAAAGATCTCTTTGCAAAAGCCGGAATCCAAAAATTGCCAACCAACTGGGATGAATTCCTTGCTACCTGTGAACAATTAAAACAGGCTGGAATTACTCCATTGTCCTGGCCCGGAGGCTTCCCCAACATGTTTGGTCACACCTTCATTTCTGCCGGTGTAGCAAATAGTATTTTCCGTAAAGATCCAAAATTAGTGGAAAAAACTTTAGGTACTGAGTATGACTACAGCGGTCCGGAATGGGTTGAAATCTTCCAGAAGAATGTTGACTTAGTTGAAAAGGGATATGTAAACAAAGGCTATTTGTCAACTGACTATGCTGAGTCTGTAAGATTATTCAATGATGACGAAGTTGCAATGACATTCCAGGGTTCCTGGTCAGCCGGAGATATCCTTATAAGAGATAACGTTGGATTATTCCTGCCTCCTTGGAACGAACCAGGTCAAGAGATAGTAGGATTAATGGGAGCAGAAACTGGATTCGGTATTGGCGGAACTCCTAATGTAAACAAAGAGTTGGCACTAGTTTTCTTCAATTACTGTGCTTTTGAAAACTATGAAAACTTCCAGAATGAAACAGGTACTATCCCAATTTATCCACTTGATGTTGTTCCTGGATGTAAAATTGACCCAAGACTGCAAGCTGGCGCAGAAGAGATTACTAAGTTACAACTTGCTTGCCCGTTAGCTTTCCAATTGTTCCCAAGCTCAGTTTACAACGCAATGCGTATGTTTGGACAGGATACACTTACTGGTGCCAAGAAACCATCTGATGTTGGAGCAGTTTTGAATCCCTTGCAGAAAGAATATATACAGTCCAAACAGAATTAA
- a CDS encoding sugar ABC transporter permease: MNGKRPSVHYKKVWARVGILMALPAILSVVIFVFTPLFMNIGYSLTDYSVSSTVPRFIGLANFKNIINDMNFKLIMTNTIKLALLYVLGLNTLAILVSVLIVQVGKKLGNFVKSVLYFPCLLAMVVVGFIWRILFNYTNGIINKALMLIGVPENLIPEWLGDPKMIIYSIGITIIWYALGYYVVIYYAGLMSIPVELYEVSNIEGANKWQEFLYVTLPLLAPSITINVVLTSMAIIGSFDLPYTLTNGGGPGKFGTTLPVWIYQTYFHDYQYGKAIAQAAMLTGVAVIIAAIELKILLKREVRT; this comes from the coding sequence ATGAATGGGAAAAGGCCATCAGTCCACTATAAGAAGGTATGGGCCAGAGTAGGTATATTAATGGCTCTGCCTGCGATCTTATCTGTAGTGATTTTTGTATTTACGCCTTTATTTATGAATATTGGGTATTCATTGACTGACTACAGTGTTTCCAGCACTGTTCCCAGATTTATCGGATTAGCAAATTTTAAAAATATTATTAATGATATGAACTTTAAGCTGATAATGACAAATACAATTAAACTTGCCTTATTATATGTTTTAGGTCTGAATACTCTTGCAATCCTTGTTTCCGTATTAATTGTGCAAGTAGGGAAGAAATTAGGCAATTTTGTAAAGTCTGTGCTTTACTTCCCCTGCCTGCTGGCAATGGTGGTTGTAGGATTTATCTGGAGAATTCTTTTTAATTATACTAATGGAATAATTAACAAAGCATTAATGTTAATAGGAGTCCCTGAAAACCTTATACCAGAATGGCTAGGGGATCCCAAGATGATTATTTATTCCATAGGAATTACGATAATATGGTATGCTTTGGGTTATTATGTAGTTATCTATTATGCAGGCCTCATGTCAATTCCTGTAGAACTTTATGAAGTTTCAAATATTGAAGGGGCAAATAAATGGCAGGAATTCTTATATGTAACTTTACCGCTCCTGGCACCTTCAATTACAATTAATGTTGTTTTAACAAGTATGGCTATTATAGGTTCCTTTGACCTCCCATATACCTTGACAAACGGCGGTGGACCAGGAAAGTTTGGAACAACACTTCCTGTATGGATATATCAGACATACTTCCATGATTACCAGTATGGTAAAGCCATAGCACAGGCAGCAATGTTAACAGGAGTTGCAGTAATCATAGCAGCTATTGAACTTAAGATCCTACTCAAGAGGGAGGTGCGTACATAA
- a CDS encoding carbohydrate ABC transporter permease has product MAKNKNKIKDKHLLTTIFLLVYSALTAVPLVIAIINAFKPREEIMFRPLQINFSTLTLDGIKNAFDLMNYPQAIMNNIIVLVISLTIMIVFGSLMGFAVAVVDTKVLKTMYLITILVITIPFQSIMIPIVILLKKLNLLNSYFGTCMIFVATSMSIVVFLYTGFMRSIPKELSEAAIVDGCGIFKTYVTIYMPLLKTITGTVIIIRGQSIWNDLIVAMITLTDARMFTMVYRLYTFVSNKFNRWDLVFSAALLVSTPVIILFIFMQKAFVQGVVSGAVKG; this is encoded by the coding sequence ATGGCTAAAAATAAAAACAAGATAAAAGACAAGCACCTACTGACAACTATATTTTTATTGGTTTACTCAGCTTTAACAGCCGTTCCGCTTGTAATTGCGATCATCAATGCTTTCAAGCCAAGGGAAGAAATAATGTTTAGGCCTCTTCAGATTAATTTTTCGACCCTTACACTGGATGGTATTAAAAATGCATTTGATTTAATGAATTATCCTCAAGCTATCATGAATAATATTATAGTGCTTGTTATAAGTTTGACTATAATGATTGTTTTTGGCTCATTAATGGGTTTTGCAGTTGCAGTAGTTGATACAAAAGTATTAAAAACAATGTATCTAATTACTATACTAGTAATTACCATACCATTTCAGTCAATTATGATACCTATAGTAATATTGCTGAAGAAGTTGAATCTGCTAAATTCTTATTTTGGAACCTGCATGATTTTTGTTGCCACATCAATGTCAATCGTTGTATTCTTATATACTGGTTTTATGAGGTCAATACCAAAAGAGCTTAGTGAAGCCGCTATTGTTGATGGCTGTGGAATATTTAAGACTTATGTTACAATTTACATGCCTTTGTTGAAGACTATTACAGGTACAGTAATTATAATACGTGGACAATCTATTTGGAACGATCTTATTGTTGCTATGATAACACTTACTGATGCAAGAATGTTTACGATGGTTTATCGACTATACACATTTGTTTCAAATAAATTTAATAGATGGGATCTTGTATTTTCAGCGGCACTGTTAGTAAGTACACCAGTAATAATTCTGTTTATATTCATGCAGAAAGCTTTCGTGCAAGGTGTTGTTTCAGGTGCTGTTAAAGGTTAA
- a CDS encoding substrate-binding domain-containing protein — translation MSRFETIGKSKQFYEFLKNEIMSGEYKPGEKFPSIRNLAEKYGISKITVNSVISNLVNEGLLYVEQGKGTFVAHKNNLTGQSKRIIGVMLIDFSLENNVEALMFNSIQKELKDNYFLVPYNSFNKSSNFYKGLKGFIDLEVDGMILVPPTPEDYDEGEIRKIVNKNISTVIINREISSIKADYLYVDFTESVYLGTRTMLDRGKEKIALILNNSPSVDRRIYEGYERAHLEKNLEIDRNMVKNWPDEIEIREQDLEEFVRSIDGLIGSDYIIHKFRKAINNVDKRIPEDISILGINDTIYSKFMTPPLTAVAYPSEKVGVEALRLLMDQIENGRKENVKKSIKPELIYRLSL, via the coding sequence ATGAGCCGGTTTGAGACAATTGGAAAATCAAAGCAGTTTTATGAATTCCTGAAAAATGAGATAATGAGCGGTGAGTATAAACCGGGAGAAAAATTTCCCTCTATACGTAATCTTGCAGAAAAATATGGCATAAGCAAAATTACAGTAAATTCAGTAATCTCTAACCTGGTCAATGAGGGTTTATTATATGTTGAGCAGGGGAAAGGCACTTTTGTTGCTCATAAAAACAATCTCACAGGACAGAGTAAGAGAATCATAGGCGTTATGCTAATTGATTTCAGCCTGGAGAATAATGTTGAAGCCCTAATGTTTAACAGCATTCAGAAAGAATTGAAAGATAACTATTTTTTAGTACCTTATAACTCATTTAATAAAAGCAGTAATTTTTATAAAGGCTTAAAGGGTTTTATTGATCTTGAAGTGGATGGCATGATACTGGTTCCGCCCACTCCGGAAGATTATGACGAAGGGGAAATAAGGAAGATAGTAAATAAAAACATATCAACCGTCATAATAAACAGGGAGATTTCTTCTATAAAAGCAGATTATTTGTATGTGGATTTCACTGAAAGTGTATACCTGGGAACCAGAACAATGCTGGACAGGGGTAAAGAAAAAATAGCATTGATTCTGAATAACAGTCCCAGTGTAGACAGACGTATTTATGAAGGCTATGAGAGGGCACATCTTGAAAAGAATTTAGAAATTGACCGTAATATGGTCAAAAACTGGCCTGATGAAATTGAGATTAGAGAACAGGACCTGGAGGAATTTGTAAGGTCCATAGACGGCTTAATAGGCAGTGATTATATAATTCACAAGTTCAGGAAAGCAATTAATAATGTTGACAAGAGAATACCTGAGGATATATCAATACTTGGAATTAATGACACTATATATTCTAAGTTCATGACACCGCCACTTACAGCTGTTGCCTATCCTTCAGAAAAGGTAGGGGTTGAAGCCCTGAGGCTTCTTATGGACCAGATAGAAAATGGAAGAAAAGAAAATGTGAAAAAGTCAATAAAGCCTGAACTAATATATAGATTAAGTTTATAA